A window of Apium graveolens cultivar Ventura chromosome 8, ASM990537v1, whole genome shotgun sequence contains these coding sequences:
- the LOC141678104 gene encoding inorganic phosphate transporter 2-1, chloroplastic-like — protein MVMTSAYCLSSTRNTVKPRAFLIHNSNFHHSKHKLPFFSLCPKKDSSILKEKSLPKLNFPSLRVENYYFTRSFASLSSFAEADGDASSGKIHALNEHQENEKPQEDLQGMAQAFNISSSTATAISICIALAALCFPYFMNSLGQGMSLKTKLLSYGTLLFGFYMAWNIGANDVANAMGTSVGSGALTLRQAVLTAAVLEFSGALLMGKHVTGTMQKGILVADVFQGKDTLLLAGLLSSLAAAGTWLQVASYYGLPVSTTHCIIGSMVGFGLIYGGRDAVFWGSLARVTSSWVISPVIGAAVSFLVYKCIRRFVYSAPNPGQAAAAAAPIGVFIGVTGISFVAFPLSNILSVAIVQALALGTVGAFLFDRIIRKQLGHLLVKSSTSTQSDPKEDSVHQKNVGFLAEVAGPTGTQLEIVYKVFGYMQVLSACFMSFAHGGNDVANAIGPLAGALSILQGGTSGGEIIIPIDVIAWGGFGIVAGLMMWGYRVIATIGNKITELTPTRGFAAEFAAASVVMFASNLGLPISATHTLVGAVMGVGFARGLNNVRAETVREIVTSWAVTIPVGAVLAIMYTWILNRLLSYVL, from the exons ATGGTCATGACTTCTGCTTACTGCCTTTCTTCCACTAGAAACACTGTTAAGCCTAGAGCTTTCTTGATTCATAACTCGAATTTTCATCATTCCAAGCACAAACTTCCCTTCTTTTCTCTGTGTCCGAAAAAAGATTCTTCGATTTTAAAGGAAAAATCATTACCTAAACTAAATTTTCCTAGTTTAAGAGTAGAGAATTATTATTTTACGCGTTCTTTTGCTTCTTTATCATCTTTTGCTGAAGCTGATGGTGATGCAAGTAGTGGAAAAATCCATGCTTTGAATGAGCATCAAGAAAATGAGAAACCGCAAGAAGACTTGCAGGGGATGGCACAGGCTTTTAACATATCTTCGAGTACAGCTACTGCTATATCGATATGCATAGCATTGGCTGCGCTTTGTTTTCCATATTTTATGAACTCTTTAGGGCAAGGGATGAGTTTAAAGACCAAACTTTTGTCGTATGGAACATTGTTGTTTGGATTTTACATGGCTTGGAATATTGGAGCTAATGATGTGGCTAATGCCATGGGGACTTCTGTGGGTTCAGGGGCCTTGACTCTGCGACAAGCAGTGTTAACTGCAGCAGTTCTGGAGTTTTCGGGGGCCCTTCTGATGGGGAAACATGTAACCGGTACAATGCAGAAGGGAATTCTTGTTGCTGATGTTTTTCAAGGAAAGGATACTTTGCTTTTGGCTGGTTTACTCTCTTCTTTGGCTGCTGCTGGTACTTGGCTACAG GTTGCATCATACTATGGTTTGCCTGTCTCAACCACTCACTGCATAATAGGATCCATGGTTGGCTTTGGTCTTATTTATGGGGGACGCGATGCTGTATTTTGGGGTTCATTGGCAAGGGTGACTTCGTCGTGGGTCATCTCACCTGTGATCGGAGCAGCAGTGTCATTTCTTGTCTACAAATGCATTCGGAGG TTTGTTTACAGTGCTCCAAATCCAGGACAAGCAGCTGCAGCAGCAGCACCAATTGGTGTCTTCATCGGTGTTACTGGAATCTCTTTTGTAGCCTTCCCTTTAAGCAACATACTCTCGGTTGCTATTGTCCAAGCTTTGGCACTTGGCACTGTTGGAGCTTTCCTGTTTGACAGAATTATCCGTAAACAGCTTGGTCACCTCCTTGTAAAGTCCAGTACTTCAACACAATCAGATCCAAAGGAGGACAGCGTCCACCAGAAAAACGTTGGCTTTCTTGCTGAAGTTGCAGGTCCTACAGGCACTCAGCTAGAAATAGTCTATAAAGTCTTTGGGTACATGCAAGTCCTATCAGCATGTTTCATGTCATTTGCTCATGGTGGAAACGACGTGGCTAATGCAATAGGTCCACTAGCCGGGGCATTGTCTATACTACAAGGCGGTACTAGTGGAGGTGAAATTATTATTCCAATAGATGTTATTGCTTGGGGAGGATTTGGAATTGTCGCAGGGCTTATGATGTGGGGATATCGAGTGATTGCTACTATTGGGAACAAAATAACAGAACTAACTCCAACTAGAGGATTTGCTGCAGAATTTGCAGCTGCCTCTGTGGTAATGTTTGCATCAAATCTTGGACTACCTATCTCGGCAACTCATACTCTGGTGGGTGCAGTCA